A region of the Dermacentor albipictus isolate Rhodes 1998 colony chromosome 4, USDA_Dalb.pri_finalv2, whole genome shotgun sequence genome:
GTGTTGAGGGCAATTGTGCGCACAATCACTCCGGCACTTTTGTTCACTAAACGCAGAGAAAGGGGGTAGTTTCGTAGACAGGTATTGTCATGATTGACTCAAACTGGTGcatcttggttcctgggatgacccagcACTTAGCTGGAACATCTGTCAAACAACCTTGGTGGCTAACAGTGGCCACGAGGAATCGGCATGAAACACCCTATTTCAAGAGTTTCTTACTCCCATCATCTAGGATGGCGACAGTGAACCATACATCAACAATCCATCTGCCAAAAGTGTCTCACCTTGTTGCAACCACAGGTCTAACCAAGGGGACACATTGTTAGCTTCATGAAGTGATTCTTCGCAGAAGGGCAGGATAGGCTAGAAGGTCACTGCCCTGCTGGCCCATCATAACAATTTGCCCACAGAGTGTGTTTTGTTAACATAAGACAAGGGACTAAAGGTGTCTGGAAGAGGCCTCTGTGCTAAAGTGTCCTTGAAGGTGGCTGACGTTAATTACTATTATTTGTATTTACAGCTTCAGTCGAAATGGCCACAAACTTCTCAGTGCATCGACGGACAACAGTGTGTGCATATGGGATGTGTTGAGTGGTGAATGTGAACAAAAGTATAGGTTCCCGTCGCCAATATTAAAGGTTCAGTTTCATCCAAGAAATGAGTGAGTGTGTTTGCTTTCATCTTTTGTGGTTATCTATCATTACAGTCATGTCATGTCAGCCATGACAATTGTTAACAGCTCTTCATTCACAAATGTTCCAACAAATAGTGAGAAGCCTCTAAAATAAGAGAATGATTGATGCCCAAGGTGACATAGTAGCAAGAAATATCATATGATGTTCGCAATACTATAAGTTTATCATTATAGAGACCTTTCATGTGCTAAACAAACATGCCTGGGCTTCCTCTATATTACGATTTTCTTCTGTCTAAAACAGCCAGCAAACATTCTTTCAGGTGTGCATGGGTTGCCAGAACATTTGTAATTCATCTTCTTTGGATATGAAACCTCTCACCATATGTACTTACTGGCACATGATGTTACAggacgtcactggaatgtgtatCAAGTAACTGCTGCTACTTAGCTGACATAAGGTTTGGAGGTATGCTTAAATAAGGCAAAGTTATATTATAAAGATGCCGATTCTAGTGTGGTCTTTGACTTTACCTTACAGATTGCCATATTGCCTGAGCTTTTCAAATTATTGTTATGATTAACTGGTCACGAATGCTCTTGCAATGGCTTTAGGTACATTGACACTCTCTTTTCACATGTCATTTTTTCCCCCTGTTTTAAGGCTGCTAGATGATTCCTTGAAACATGATTATATGACAGTCAGTGCTTGTTGCTAAGTGATGGTGGCCAAAGGTGattcccatttttttcttctttctttctttctttcttttttttgcagtaaaGCATTTCTTGTGTGCCCAATCAAGCATGCAGCTGTGCTGGTCAACATGGATGGAGCACATTCCACTATTCCCCTTGACGATGAGGTAGTTTGGTGTTGCAAACAAATTTTTATGTCCAGTTCTGCTTATCTTACAATGTTTTCTTATTGTTCTATCTTGCCTCTGGTAATTTTCAGTCAGATTTGAACATTGTTGCTTCATTTGATAGAAGAGGAGGCCATATCTACACAGGAAACGCAAAGGGAAAGGTATGGTGGAGTACTTTTATAGCGTTTAATGTTTGCTGATTAAAGAAACAAGAATATACAATGCAAAGCTTGTTTGTTTATAGTTTTTTCTGTAGATTAAACTGTTGTTGTCATTTATAGATTTTTTTTAGAGACTGGTGGTGAGCTTCAGCATGTCTGTTTTACTTTCTACTCGTTTTGGCTCATGTCCAGTAAAATCTAATTTCGCCACTGATACCTTTGCATCACAGATTACATTTTTCTGCAAGATTAGTAGTGTGTGTTTTGTCTGGAGACAGCATTGGAAATAAAACACTTATATATTATGTTGTCCCATAGTGGTGACAATGCACACACATGAATCTCACACACATGAGACCCTAAAAAGTAACACAAAATCAGTTCGGGCTAGCCAAGTGTTCCTTCAACAGTTTAACTTTGTTTCCTATGTGGGAAAGGTTGACTGCTTGTGGAAAAAGGAAGTTCGAATTTTCACTTTTGAATTGAGCACCAAACCTGTGATGCCTCAAATGTTATGATGTTGCTAATTTCACTGTAGTTTTTCATTTTAAGCTGCTTTTATGCAGGATGAGTTACCGAAAGCTTCTAAGCTGCGTTCGCTTTTGAACTTAGCGTAGTCAATATTTAATAATAATCTGCCTTGAAGAGATGGTGCAGGATATTGCTATGTCAGAGGTAGCTGTTGTAGAAATTTCAAAGTGGCATCAcccccatttatttatttatttatttatttatttatttatttatttatttatttatttatttgtgttatggcttgtcacccgttcgccgtcggCGTGAAGTCGTTGACGGGGTACacaagccggttggtcgttctcTACTCAAGCGAACACAGGAAAGGAGTCAGAGttgggagaaagagagaaaaaaaaatatttatagacTGACAATGACACACAATCTAAacgaaacacaagaacactaGCACACACGCACTTATTCTGGATCAGTgatgaatacaaaagaaatacaatgaaCAGTTAGAAGTAAATATAGAAATTAACACTGCACAAAACATACTTAATGGTGGTCAACTAAacacagttaaaaagaaaacaaatgatggcatacgcaTGGCTGGGCggcagcagcaagtccataaagcgtggaatttacggcagagctttcccgaagaacgcGGGCAAGCCAATCTcgttgcggtggatgcgattgctgggctgggtttCCTGAGAGGctaggtctgacgtcttccctcaagcaggttgagctaacttgagaactaccgtgagcttcgttgcagatGTTGGTTTGTCGTTTCTTACGTCAACTAATAACCCGCAGTTCAGATGCGGCTAGGTGGCCCAAGCGATACTGGACGACACTAGTGCCTTGATGCTTCTCAGCAGATTGAaggctcagcttctagactgcTTAGCTTGGTCTAAAACCTGCGTTTAAATAACTTCTCCTTTTCCTAGTTCTCTGTGTTGGGGAATggcagatattggtgacgatccaatTAATTTCACCCAATTGTATCCCGGCTCCTCCCAAGGTCTTGGCCGCACCCCTTTTAATTACGGGTAGGGGTGAAAAAAACGGGTGATTTCTCCCCTCCCCGCCGCTGTTAGAGGTCGCACACTTGTAttgcaccacacacgcacacccttgaGTCCATGGTGGGCCTCTATTGTTCATTCACAAACACAGGAGAAATGACGGCAGCCGGCCATACGCCGCTGTCAGcacacatacactgtcagcaatTCGTGGACCCAGGATTACACAGAGACACCACATATTGCAGAGTATTCGCACCCCTGCCTTCTTAGTAAGGTTCTCAATGCACGCACGGGGCAGAGAATACATAGGGGTTCCTACAAAAAGCCTTCGAGGCATTATGGTCGTGccgacaacaaaaacaaaaaagaaaagtctgCCTTCAATTTCTTTAGGCCTCTAGCCCGAGTGGCTGGCAATAACCATCTTGATCGCCGGTTCCTATTCCTACAACCTTTTGGCACCCGTTGATCGGTGcttcgccagattgaataatgcCACACAGTGACAAttaacaaatttatttatttatctaattatttatttttcatttctcacTTACCAAGCCTCTACTCATGGTAGGATCGAGCTACTAGTTTTTTATTGCAGGCATCAGAGTTACCAATTTGGCTCAATGTCATGTTTCTTTTATAGTGTCCTTTCAAAGGTCCAAGTAGCAATTTGTTGACATGGTTCTtagaaaacaggaagaaaaaaaaggaagtctgCTTGGACCTGCAAGCAACAAATGTGGCTGGTGGTCATCAAATGCTGCAAACTGAAGCTGGCTAGTTGTCATCCAAGAAAGCTATGGACATTACAGTAATCTAACAAATTGCTACCTTGAGTTTAGCAAGGTCATCAAACAGGTGTGCTGGTGACTCAGCTTGAAGAAAGTGTGAGGAGAGGTCAACACTTAAAGGGACGTCATGCTGTGTATGATCTTCATTTCCTTTTTAATGTTGCCATCCATTTACTATCTTTTCCCAAGATTCTGCAATGAGTATGTTTTGTGCTGCAATGAAAACACAGCATGCCTCTTTTAGAGAGAAGCAAACAAAATGAGGGAAACAGCACACACTGCACACTGTTTGAAAATAAGGTTGTTGTCGAATTTCCGCAACTTACTTGCCTATCACAGATACTGGTGGTGTCAGTCCCGGATCTTGATGTCAAGGCATCATTTCGTGTCACCACTGGAACATCTAACACTACGGCGATCAAGTCAATTGAATTTGCTAGACGGGGCGAGTAAGTTACTCTGTTCTGTTCTCTTGCGAACTTTCTTCAGTCACATCTGTTTTCACTTTGTTAACTGCTGGTCATGCATAATGTAAAGAGAAATAATCTGATTCTGCACAGCTGCTTCTTGGTTAACACTGCTGACCGGATAATCCGAGTCTACAGTGCAAGTGAAGTGATGTCTTTTGGCCGAGATGGGGAGCCAGATCCAATGCAGAAGTTGCAAGACTTGGTTAACAAGTAAGTACAGCTACATTGAAGGACAGCTATGAGTTAGTGCATTGAAGTATTTCGCTTGACTGTAGTTGCATGTTAGTCATTTATGTATGCATTGTTATAGACCatcatatacagtaaaaccttgttagtTCTAAGTCATCGGGATTGCGAAAAAACTTTGAATTAACCGAGTTTTCGAATtaagcgaacaaaaaaaaatgcaacccaGGCAAAAAATTTAGCTGCAGGAATGTGCTACCTTTACTTGGCGATCTTTGGATCACTTAAAGTAACCAGAAATGCTGGTTTGCTGTGTCCTGTAGTTCGAGGCTCCAAGGGTCATGTTTTCTAGTTGGCCAACTACATGCAGCATTTGAGAGTTTCTACTGTGGCAATCAACAAAACTGCAGATAACGTTCAGCAATCCGATAACTTCCCCGAGAGCAGGTGCTCGGGAGGGCTTGTTAGCGTCGTCGTCGCTGTCATCGCACTGGTCGCACCAGCGGTAGCTTCACTCTTCAAGTCTGAGTAGCACGTTTGTTGATCATTTTCAAAGTTCAGATACTCGGCGAAGCCAACTGCACTGGATTCGCTATCCTCTGTGCAAAGTGCATTGATGCGGTCGCAATACTCGGCTCCTTCATTAAGTGCACATGAATAGTCAGCATCAGCATCGACAGTGCTTTCCTTCGAGAAGCCAGCGTGTTCAAAACACCGCATGATCAAAGTGGTTTCCACTTGCTTCCATGCATACACATCAAGACATGTGGTCCCCGAGGAGGTCGATGGAGTACTCCTTGCCATTGTCGTAGCAAAGGAGCATGCGCTTGagaaggtggtggtggtaaatCTTCCTCGTATGGTGAATGACACCTTGGTACATTGTCTGTGAGATCAACGTGGTGTTTGGAGGATGAAATACCATCCTGATAGCTTTCAGGTGTGGGATGTCGCCATGCACCAGGCAATTATCAACAATGAAGAGTACATTCCTGCCTGTGGCCGTGAACTTGTGGTTAGGCTGCCGAACGTAACCTTCAAATATTGCGCCTGTGACCCAGACTTTCTTGTTGTGCCGGTAGATATGCTCATCCCTTGGCGGCAGCCGTGCATCTTTAAAGCAGCGAGGCTTCCTACTCTTTCCAACTATGGGTAGCGGCAGCTTGTGTTTACCGCACATGTTCACGCCGAACAGAACGGTAATTCTTTCCTTGCCCTGCTTTCGACCCTTGACCATGGTGTCCTTTGCTGCGGACATTTTTATGGGCAGCATCCTGTAAAGAAAGGCTGCCTCGTCAATGTTGTGCACATCATCTGCACCGTACTCGCTATGCAATGGAGCCAACGTGTGTTTCTTCCAGTCGTCGACGACGCTCTTGTTTGCACTGCTGCTCTCGCCACAGACGGCTACGAAGGTCAAATTGTTGTGCTCCTTAAAATGGCTGAACCGTCCATTACTACACTTGAACTCTTCGTGCCCAAGTTGTAGAGCCAAGTCAGTATCGTTCCATTCATGGGAAGGTGGGCTGCGTTTGAtggttgtgttcatataggaggttgtggccaagtactgcaccagggtggccaatcctgctgtggtgagggagtgcgttaccggtagtggtcaccgggatgaggccacactgcaggcctgtttatgcaattttatcaacacgcggactttttggtttttttatccggtggaaaattgcacggcaccgggattctaaccacggacctcttgcacgcgaggcgggcgttctacctctacgccaccgctgcaccgatTGCTTTTCAATATTGTGGGCACCGTCGAGAGGGGGCACACTGTGCCTTTCAGCCAACTCGGTCTTGGAACACGTGTTCTTACCCGCTTCTTGGATCAAGCAGAACTTCTGCTGCAGCGTTAGTCTTATTTATACTTTGGCATCTTTGCCCCCTggcacttctgcacagttcagaaaaaaaaaaaagaacatcacgCTACACATAGCTGCAACACCCCTAAGTACCGCACACAATGAAATGGCACATACCGGCGTTGCGTGCATACATCGCCACAGGCACGGAGAGGGAATGGGCGAATGGCAGCCAGTGGCAGCTGGCACAGAACATGCGCTGATGCTGCGACCGCTGCGACTGCGAGGAGCGTGTGGAGTGGGGGACGTGACAAAAACCGGTGACAAAACCGGTGACACGCACGTGACAAAAACTGGTGTTCCCACTGTGTTGCAGTGAAGCACGTCTTCTCCTCTGCAGGTGCGCATTCCGGCGGTGCGCAGGGCGTACCGTGGACTGATTTTTGTGCTAGCAGTACTACGGGTCGGGCACTTCGTCTATAAATAATTGCGATTGCTATGTGGCATTGCCTCGCGGCTCCGAATAGGTGCAGTTTCGTCGGGTTTGCGGTGAAATGGGGATCGTGAATTGCTGCATAGCACCCCAAATCTTCGTATTAACCAGATTGGCCTCGGTCGCCGGTTTGATTTATCCGGTCAGATTTACATTAGAAAATACACGAGCGCAGAAAACCTTAGAATTATCCGGGATTTCGAATTAACCGAGTTCGAATCAACGAGGTTTTACATATGGAGTTGAACTTTGCCATAATGAAATCGGTGGGGAATTTGAAAAAATTCCCTTTCacgagaatttcgttgttgcaaaatgagacagcacagataggtaatccGTTgcagaacgaaactttactgtgagAATTACGTTAgtctactttggcaagctttgctcgTGGATATAGAACTGCAATGCCAACAGTTATAAAGCGTGCCGCATGCGTCAATCAGCATCGGCAGCACTGCTGTGGAGCAGTATGCTCGGTCAATTGCTTTCGAACATACGAACACTTTTGCCAGGTTTTGCACAACTTGGCACTGGATGCAGAGCAACAGCACTCCACGTATTCCGCAGCATTTCTCTAACGCACGCTGTCACCTGTAGGTGCTGACGTGTCTAGTGCTGTgcacaaaagtgatcgtatctcgtatACCCGGAGGCACTTGATCAAGAATATAGTCCCTTTTGAAAATCTATGTCTGGCGCGAATCTGCACGTGATGCCTGTCGgatggcaccaaaaccagcattcttgaagcaaAGGATGTGTATTCCCAGACGGTTGCTTAATCACAGCCCAATGCTtggcactccatgctgcgaccgccatctcaagcgccataaacaattccTCATTAAGGACAGATTTCCTTGctcttgctgcatttttctcaccgaggCGCACATTACACACTGCACTAGGTGGGCAAATGCCGTTGTCACATGTTCATAGCAACATGACGTCCATGACGTGTTTCCATCACACACAATTGCTTTTggcgcttggttgtttttgtaaacaaaaatggcggtgCCCACGCAAgtataatgtggtggtattttacgcaattttagtgcaaagcaatcacATTTGAGCACATCTTGTAGCTTGCTAGCCTTACACGAGTAGGTAATATGTAGGGTTACGTTTGGGCAAATTTTGTTCATTTGGGACTGTGGTACAGCATCATTTTGTTGCCGAAAAGTACGAATGCATTGAATCTTATGGCTGTTTGCCAAggatacgaaaatattttgttgtcgCGGCTTACGACTGTATCCATTGTCATTATGTAAACTTTATACATTGCCTCTATTTCCTTAAGAATTGTGTATACACATCTGTCTACACATATTCGTAAGTTTATGTATGTGCCACTATTCATTTACATGTCACTGTGCAAGTTGTCTTTATGTTTTCTTTCGTGTGCCCCAACCATGCATGTGCTGGCTTTTATAGGGAGGCTTTATATGGCTAGGTGAAACGAAAGTCCGTCTGTTCATGCCTGTGTACagaaagctatcatcatcagcaatggctcaagTGGTGGCGGTGTCTTCCACAGCTAGCTCGTTGGTGCCCCTTGGCACAACCGCGCtaacgtgctcgtgccactgctcccgcgttcatcgtcgtcttccacagctggcttcatttctgctcgtcattccagtGTAGaattttacttttcttttgtcgACATAATGGGGAGGCTGCGTTTACagggtatgagctattgcttaaggcggtatgagccattcattgtcctATGTGACGGACAGATGTAATTTTGAAGTAATTTAATTTGAAGAATTGCAACTGTCAATGGCAAATGGATACTGCTAACCGAGCCGCCAAGTAAACTCAAGACATTGAATGCAAGTGACAACGgtggactgcgggcataccgtcactgacatcgttctctccgtcgcagtcAAACTTGTGTGTAACCTTATTAAGAAACACAGAtgtaaccaataattgagaaagactttaatgcaccgtcgggattaacccagttaTAAACAAcggggctgcacgtttcagcttctctggttaaccatctgtacggattGCTTAGGTGGGGATTTTCTTTTCTAATaaagaagtcacagtttcgcccaaaaggtgaagcatcgattgcagtagcaaattattagacagctatacgaagtaaaagtagtagttttattggccatattaacttgtaaacattcacttactaacaaaattaacaagcatggtgtcacgcccgcaagcaaacatggacacatctcacttgatgatcacagaaactcgctgtcagaaatgctggcgtgaggaagcgtggcagcagcagcaagtgaattgtCCTCCTTgcggcctcttgcttcaacgtaAACATAAGCGGCGAGAGCACAGCACACACTAAGCTATCGGCACTTGGTGCACTCTggccccatcgcagatcgctttcaaactGGGGCCCCCGCTCGGCTGCACCCTACGCAGCCTCTGCTGAAGCAGAACCCCCCCTCCCCTGTGCCTTGTGCACAATGGAAGACGGCATACTTCCTCCTCACCTTCCTCTTTTGTgtgcgcgagatcgagccaccatcgtCAGTTGACCCTTGCATGCTTTCATTTGCTCATATAGCAACGGCACACAGccacaatgttatcgcccttggaccttATACGGAATATTACAGTGATGGCGGAAGTGCTGCTtaagtgtccatgtaattgctgtcacaatgaaaaaagaaaaacaatggacAAAAAAGTGAGAACAAATTTGTGCACAAAGTATTGCAGTACTTTCAGATATAAAACTCGTAAGTATGGGACTAGCTTATTGTACTGGGAATGAGCAGCCGTGCTTTTTCCCCCAAGCACGGGAGAAGCTTCTGGCACGCACCTTAAATTATCAAATGCACTTTGAATGTGCATAAGATACATGATGTACTAGATGACGAGATTCATTGTTTGAAACCACTGTTATGACTGGTGCACGGACACATCACGTGGTATTTTTAACTCCTTCCGTACTGCGTTcattgggcatcgttagcccgcCAATGATGGCTTGAAATGCCACTTTTGAGAGCTTCCGTGCTGCCCATGGACACACTGTGCTATCGGACATGAAGGAATAGaactatatttttcttttctaagcACTTCGCTCTTTTCCCTCTGGCTATGATTTTTGAATGTGCTCCCAAGTTTTTGAGattgtcaaagtagaaagcataAATGGCCGCCCGCTATCGATGGTTTAAAATGCAGCTTTCCAGACCTTCCGCATCACTCACGGACTCTCTACACCATAGGACGTGAAataggagaactatatttttgttttctaagcagtttgaTTTTTCCCCGCCAGGCGTTAGTTTTTAAACACACTCTGAAATTTCATGATTGTAAAACTAGAAAGCAAGAATGGCCACCTTTGGGAGCTGTGTGTGCACTTCGAAAGATAGCAGATCGCGCAATTTCGTTGTGTCTGCAATTGCTTTTATCAATGAATCAAGAAGCAGCtagtctgaggatgctgccttttcgttGGACTTTCACTGTGAGAGCGATGATGACACAAGCCAGCCCTGAACATCGGCAGCCATATCTCGGTGCAccaaactgtagtgcttgcagtaAAATTTTGTAGTGGAAGACCTGTTCCATGAAAAATTTTGATTTCTTTCGATGATAGTGCCTATTAGACAGCAGtacattttgtatacctcgtatttgaaaaaaaaaattttttcttagtagatacaagcgtgtctacaaactttgttcaatttatCCCGCAATCTGGATTCTGGCAACatatcttttttatgacatacatctcgCTAATAAAGCTTTCatgcgtgaaaagtgcattcattctgcttgtTGTTTAtatattacataaaatattgagtgcagtagttcctttAGGAAAAGAATTCTGGTGTAAGCTACAAAAGCACCTATTTTCCTCATGGTGGGGAAAGAGTTAAGTTTAGCAGGCTTTCTTtttccacacacaaaaaaggggcCACATTATGACCTAGGATGCTTTAAAGGCCGTTATCCTGTCATTTCTCTACATACAACTTTTGCATTGACACCTTATCGATTAAGTAAGTTAATTAAGAAGCTTATTAAACTTAAGTATTTGTGCAAAATGAAGGAAATTCAAATGACTAGCTTGAACAATGTTTCTCAATATGCAGTGGGTGCCACTTGTTTAAAGCCCTTCATTTAAAACCTTTATTTCTATAATTCTTGGCGAGATTAAGCAGGGATAACCAGTATAGTGCAACATAAGGACAAACATTTTGGTATACCTGCAGCCAAAGTGAACTAAATAGCTTGCAGTTTATGGTTGTAGATGTTCTGGTGGTACTGTCTTGTTGTTATTAATAGCTTACAGTTGGTCATTGTTGATGTTCTGGTGGTACTCCCGTGTCGTAGTTAGGAGATAATAATCAAATGAATATTAACCACAACAAGGCAGTACCACCAGAAAATCTACAACGATGAAGTGCAAGCTACTTTAGTGCACTTTTGGAGCAAGTTTGCCAAAATATTTGTCCCTATGCTAATAGGTGCCAATAGTTCATAAGTGTCATGGTTGTCCGTTGTGCCACAGTAACAAGCCTTGTCGTGGTAAAAACATGAAAATGCTATGTTCATGTTTCAGAACAATGTGGAAGAAGTGCTGCTTTTCAGGAGATGGGGAATACATTTGTGCTGGTTCTGCCAGGCAGCACGCACTGTACATCTGGGAGAAAAGCATAGGCAACTTGGTCAAGATCCTGCACGGTACTAAAGGTGAACTGCTGCTAGACGTTGTGGTGAGTATTGTAAATTCCAGCGCCCAGATTTTATAATCTTTCACTTGGATGTCAAGGCAGCAGTGTATCGATATGCACAGGATTCATCAACTGAGCATGTTGAAAGTCTGCAGATTTTCATGGTGTAGATTTATTATGGTTCCCGCTCTCTATGTGTCAATCCATAGGCTATTAAAACAGGAAAAGGGAGATAGTAATACAGTCGACCCCGGATGTGAGAAAACTTAAATActatatcgaattattgcctatatcgaacTATCGTAACAATCCCTTGGAAATTCCAT
Encoded here:
- the Rbbp5 gene encoding retinoblastoma-binding protein 5 homolog isoform X2 gives rise to the protein MNLELLESFGQNYPEEFDGALDCISLAVTCAFNKRGTLLAVGCNDGRLVIWDFLTRGIAKIVSAHVHPVCSLCFSRNGHKLLSASTDNSVCIWDVLSGECEQKYRFPSPILKVQFHPRNDKAFLVCPIKHAAVLVNMDGAHSTIPLDDESDLNIVASFDRRGGHIYTGNAKGKILVVSVPDLDVKASFRVTTGTSNTTAIKSIEFARRGDCFLVNTADRIIRVYSASEVMSFGRDGEPDPMQKLQDLVNKTMWKKCCFSGDGEYICAGSARQHALYIWEKSIGNLVKILHGTKGELLLDVVWHPVRPIIASISSGVVSIWAQPQVENWSAFAPDFKELDENVEYEERESEFDLEDEDASPPQHTEKEEEDGEVDVETVEPIVAFCSSDEEGEDPRALLYLPISPEIDEPEEGWGQPPEPESVVTMHLEGSKVALVL
- the Rbbp5 gene encoding retinoblastoma-binding protein 5 homolog isoform X3, with translation MNLELLESFGQNYPEEFDGALDCISLAVTCAFNKRGTLLAVGCNDGRLVIWDFLTRGIAKIVSAHVHPVCSLCFSRNGHKLLSASTDNSVCIWDVLSGECEQKYRFPSPILKVQFHPRNDKAFLVCPIKHAAVLVNMDGAHSTIPLDDESDLNIVASFDRRGGHIYTGNAKGKILVVSVPDLDVKASFRVTTGTSNTTAIKSIEFARRGDCFLVNTADRIIRVYSASEVMSFGRDGEPDPMQKLQDLVNKTMWKKCCFSGDGEYICAGSARQHALYIWEKSIGNLVKILHGTKGELLLDVVWHPVRPIIASISSGVVSIWAQPQVENWSAFAPDFKELDENVEYEERESEFDLEDEDASPPQHTEKEEEDGEVDVETVEPIVAFCSSDEEGEDPRALLYLPISPEIDEPEEGWGQPPEPEEVQL